CAGCGCCTGTCCTGCTCCCTCCGCGCCAAGCGTCCAAGACCCACCCCCTCCCTGACGTAAAGGGACCGTTCTGTCTCTCCATTGGCTGCCAGCCCCCGCCGAGGCACTCGCTCTCCCCCGACCTCTGCCCGCTCTCACGCAATCTGCTTGCCAACACCGCACCTCATCGCTTTCCAATTGGCTCCTCTCAGGCCCGCCAATCATCGAGCTGACTTCCCCAGCGACGAGTTGGAAACTGCATGGCGATTGGCTGCAAGGAAAACTGAGGGGGACGAAACCCCTCTCCCACCCTTGCAGCGTTTTATCCAATGGGAAAAGTACCAGTGGCTCtgaagaccaaaaaacaaaacaaaaaacaaacgcAGCTTCGGAGCAGGATGTGCTCAAATAAAATTGGGAGAGCCTCGCTATcgttttcccccttctctgccctcccctcaacAACTACGCACTTCTTAAATCTGTCCCTTTCTCTATTCCCGGCGTTTGCCTCTGTGGAGATCTGAAATGTGGCCCCCGGGGCTAGGGTTGCCCTAAAGGAGCCTGGAATTTAGAAACCTAGGACCTTTGGTTTGGGGCCAGATTTTTGACGTGGCTTTTTGCCTCTCTGCAAAATGGCTCTAGAAATaatcacacacaaaaagtaaCTTCGTCTGCGTCATTAAAATGATTGTGATTCCATTCATCCACCAGGTTTTTCTAGGATTTTCTCTGTCTTCGTCCACTTGATACTTGCCCTCCTTCCAATCCTTTCCTCAGTATATGccgcttttatttttattttattttttaaaagattttattcattttatttgacagagatcacaagtaggcagagaggcaggcagagagagaggaggaagcaggctccccgccgagcagagagccccatgcggggctcgatcccaggaccccgagaccatgacccgagctgaaggcagcggcttaacccactgagccacccaggcgccccatatatgcCGCTTTTAACTGTATTTTAGATTTTGGAGGGTTGGATTGATGGTCTTTCCTTTGGCGTGGTGGTGGGGTTCTGGATTTGGTCTGGGATTCACATCACGGGTGTGCTCCTCACTTTGTAACCCTAACCAAATCACTCCTTCTCTCTGAGGGAGTGTCCTCAGAGATACTGTTTCCTGTCCTCTAAATTAGGCATCCTTAAGACATGTAGGAAACTGCCCATTGCAGCCTTTCTGTGGTAGCAGAAAATTGGAGGCAACCTAGGGACCCATCACCAGGGGTATGGATAAGAAACATGTGATAGATGTAGAAGATGGACCACTAGAATGAATTAGATCTACGTACAGCAACAAGGCTGGATCTCTCGAAAACAGAATGTTtagtgaaaaaagaaacagaacaagatTTATAGTACAATACCgtttatgtaaattaaaacataacAATACCATATATTTTTCacagatacacatatatgtaaataaacaCATGAACGGTGAATTGGAAGGACATACATTAAATACACAAGAGTGGGTGCCTATATGGGAGGGGGTATTGGATCAGGGATGGGTGATGAaggggaagaaacaaaacaaaacaaagaagaaaagggacTCGCATGGACCAACGATGATGTAGTGTGCCAAGAACTGAGGAGTATGGTCAACTCAATTCTGTGCACCTGagagaataagtaaataaacggTAAATTGAGGGCCCAGGGAGCAGGCTAGCTGGGTAGACTCCCAGGCTTggctcctccccccgccccccatatCATCCCTCCTCTGAATTTAGTCAAAGCTTACCAAAGTCCCAGATGTATACAGTGGACACTTCGGAAGGGCTCCCATCCCAGATTGAGCAGTCCCTCCAGAAGCCATTACTTGTAGGGGACATTTTCTAACCCCGTTATTTCCCCCATTCAAGTTTGATCCCCAATTCCCAGTCCCTAGTCTccaaagtggtccactttcaggAACACCTTGTTCGCGTTTTGGGAAGGAGACTGACACAGGAGTTGGATGGTACCCAGGGCGCTCCAGGCTATGGAAGAGATAGGGTTCTCAAGTATCCTGTCCTCCATGTTCAGAGCCTGGGCCAAAGGAGTAAGATTTTACAAGATGGGAGTCTACCCTCTTGCTGCATACATATGTATGGCTCTAAAATTCTATTCTTCGACCACTCTACTTCTTACTGCAGGCGAATACTCTAGTTTGTCTCCTTTCAATTAggtgcatacgtgtgtgtgtgtgtgtgtgtgtgtgtgtgtgtgccatatGTCTCCACATACAGCATTTGCTCACATGTGTGCACCAGGCAGTGATGCCTCCCACACAAAGTCCACAGACACAGTCCCACTTGACCATACCTCCCCACATGTGGTCATGCagacaggacacacacacacacacacacacacacacacacagagtcagaaagagaagacatccattgttcttttcagttttccatttACAAAATCCAATGGTGAATCCAGgcagatagaaaaaagaaatggaggaaaaccCTCCAGAATATACCCTACCTACCCCCACCCCTgtggttcccccccaccccactccctggGAAAGGCACCCCCATCACTATCACTGAGAGAACAGGTACCCTCCACCCCAGCCTCTCAGCCACTCTGGCCTGCCTTTCCAGGGCCACTCCACAGCTAGGCTCATTAATGTCTCTCCTGCCTAGAGTGCCCTCCCCATTCCTCTTGGGTCAAGGCTTCCCCAATTCTGGGGCTGTCTTGGGGGTAGGGAAAGAGCTTAGGACAACAGCTTCTatcaggaagggaaaggaggatagataaatacagatctccccctcccccaggaaatgGGAGAGGAGGGATAAAGAATCTGGGCAAGGCCAGGCAAAAGAATGCCAGCTTGGCTCACCAGTCCATAAGAACTGGCAGTGATGTGAGCCCAGAGTGGACTCTGCCCTGGGAGGGAGGCTTGGGCTCTCCCACCTGGAGAATCTGGCTGCAGTCTGCTCCATTTTGggtggagggaagaagagggagaagggctgTTCTGGGAAAGGAAGTTGGGGGCTGAGGTCCCAGAAGGCCTAGGGCTACCAAGAGGGGCTTGAGACAGACCCCCGAGGCTTGAAGGGGACCAAACAAGGTCAGATAGGAATGGACTCCAGTCCACAGTGCCTTGGAGCTTATGCCATCCCCCAACTTTTCATCCTCAGAAGAACAGTGTGAACCCAGGAGACAATTCTGGGGCCGAGTTCTGCTCTGACCCAGGCACTGGGATCCAGTTACTCTGGGGAGTTTTGCTCTCTTCCTACACTTCCCTGGGGGAATGCACCTGCCTATATGGCACCCATATCAACCCTAGTGAGGCTGGAGTGGATTTCCATCCTCAGGAAGAAGAGTTGGGGACTGGGGATCCAGGAGGCAGCTCGAAAGAATGCAGCCAAGCTCGGGTCTCTTCAACTCGATGCGTGCAGCTCACATCCCATTCTTCACCTAGCATGGACCCATCCCAGaggtccttctccctcccctcctggctTCTAGAACAGATGCTCAAGAAACACTTGGGAGGTCTGgacatggtggggagggagaggaaatcaGGCTTGGGACCAGGGTTAGCTTAAAACAACATCGCACACAACATAGCAATTAAACGTCTCTGCTCCTGGGGGACCCAGCACCCTCTTTGGTCCCTGTTGTCAGCAGATAAATTTCTCCCTCAACATCCTGCCCTTGCTAAAGGACTCGGAAGGGAAGGGTGCATGGGAGCAGAGGGGGCAATAAGAGCTCTGGAAGTCTATTTTACAGAACAAATTTCCCCCTTCTGGACAATGTCAGAAGGAGAGACATTAAAGCAAGAAAGCCCGTCTCCTCAGCTGTTAGTAGAAAGACCTGCATTTTcagtcttaatttctttttctgaattgtcacttctgagaaaggaagagagagaagggggggaaggagagagattgTAGAAGTGGAGAAGGAGGCAGTGGAGACAGGCCCCACAATTAGAAAAGCCTCTTTTCTAGTCCCCCACCACAGTCTCCAACCCTGGGgaggtgttggcaaagatgccTAGATTCTGAGTGGTTCAAGGGGCTAGGGCTGGAGCTCAGAAAGAAAGGCTCCTATATGGGGCCCACCCTTCCCTTACTGCTGGCTCCATTATGGTAGCCATGACCAtctccctgcctgtctgtctaccaGCTTGCTTCACATAACACAGTAGGGTTCTCTGGGAGCCGGGGCACCTCCTGTGCCCCAGCAGGGGGCGTGAGTCCTCAGGCACTTCTTGAGGTCCTTGTTGAGCAGGAAGCAGACGATCGGGTTGACAGCAGCCTGGGCGAAGCTCATCCAAACAGCAGTGGCCAGGTAACGGTGGGGCACGGCACAGGCTTTCACAAACACTCGCCAATAGCAGGCCACAATGTAGGGTGACCagaggagcaagaagagcagtgTGATCGCGTAGAACATACGGCCCAGCTGCTTTTCACCCTTGACCTCGTCCATGCCCAGCAGCCGCCGGCTGGCTGCGTGCCCATTCTGCCTAATACCCAGCAGGGTTGGTGGCATGGGCCCACGGCCAAAGCCAGCGATCCAGTTGGCAGCAGCCTGGCCGGTGGCCCCAGGACCATGGAATGTCCAGTTCTGGCTGATGGCTGGCACCATCTGCACTGGCTTCATCTTGCGGTGACGATACTCGAAGAGGAGCAGCTTGCCATAGACAGCATGTGTAGCTGCCATGAGCACAGCCAACATAAGCATGAAGCCCAGCGTGTCATTGGCCTTGAAGTAGCGATGCTCAAAGATGCACTGGTCCTCCTCACGGATAAATTTGTAGGTGCCCACATCAAAGACGGGTGGGAAGGCCATGGCCACAGATAGGGTCCAGGCCATGCAGATGACAGCTGCGCATGTCCAGAGTGTCATGCGCTTGGCGTAGAAGCGGTGGTGGGCGATGGCCATGTAGCGGGTGACGCTGATGCAGAACAGCATGAAGGCCGCATGGAAGCAAAAGAGCACGGCCATAAAGGCCACAATTTTGCAGCTGAGTGCACTGAAGGTCCATGAGGAGCCGTGGCGCACAGAAGCCAGCACAAAGGGGAAGCAGACGGCAGAGCGTATGCCGTCGGCCAGGCACAGGTCCAGCAGAAAGTAATAAGGAGCCTTGTGCAGGGCACGCTCCTTGAGCACCAGCAGCGACAAGATGGCGTTGCCCGCCAGGCTTACACACATGATCAGTCCCAGCAGCACCAGCTTCACATAAGCTGATGCTGATGGCGGGGACAGTGCGCCGCTCACCTCTTCGGGCTCTCCAGTTGTGTTGGCCATACTGAGGGGCAGGGGCTGCTCCCAGCCCTATGGGATCAGCCAGTCTGGTATTCGATGGGTCCTGGGGGACTCCATCAGTTGTCCTGCTGGGCTGCACCTGCAAATGGGGATAATGGTGGAGACACAgacatagagagacagagagatgatggcaggagagagccagagagaaaaacccagacagaggcacagagagagaggcaagaaaGGATAGAACGAAATGAAAATGGTGACAAAGATATAAATGGATACAAATTGAGAGGCAAATGTGGGGATGAGAATGAGCAGAGATAAGAAGAAACAGAAtcagaaagacagggagagagggaaaggaaggagagagagagagagagagatgggggggaagatagaaagaaacacaaggaaaagagacagagagatacagatgGAAAggtgaggaagaaatagaaagggcAGTGTTAGTGGGTCTACATGGTCTCCACACTTATTCCCCAGCTGGTATCAGGTCCTGCCCCTGGCccactcctgctcctgctcctaccCCCTTCTTGCTGGGTGAGGAGGCTGTTTCACCTCTCTGGATATTCTCCTTTACCTGTTTCCTCCATTGGTGGGTCTGTGGGGCAGGGGTGTTGGTGCAGCTCTTCTCCCCCTTTG
Above is a genomic segment from Neovison vison isolate M4711 chromosome X, ASM_NN_V1, whole genome shotgun sequence containing:
- the GPR173 gene encoding probable G-protein coupled receptor 173 translates to MANTTGEPEEVSGALSPPSASAYVKLVLLGLIMCVSLAGNAILSLLVLKERALHKAPYYFLLDLCLADGIRSAVCFPFVLASVRHGSSWTFSALSCKIVAFMAVLFCFHAAFMLFCISVTRYMAIAHHRFYAKRMTLWTCAAVICMAWTLSVAMAFPPVFDVGTYKFIREEDQCIFEHRYFKANDTLGFMLMLAVLMAATHAVYGKLLLFEYRHRKMKPVQMVPAISQNWTFHGPGATGQAAANWIAGFGRGPMPPTLLGIRQNGHAASRRLLGMDEVKGEKQLGRMFYAITLLFLLLWSPYIVACYWRVFVKACAVPHRYLATAVWMSFAQAAVNPIVCFLLNKDLKKCLRTHAPCWGTGGAPAPREPYCVM